One window from the genome of Dermacentor silvarum isolate Dsil-2018 chromosome 5, BIME_Dsil_1.4, whole genome shotgun sequence encodes:
- the LOC119453239 gene encoding cap-specific mRNA (nucleoside-2'-O-)-methyltransferase 2 produces MTVYEEAAQLFDRQFTFQASSAWRPPDPKRICADADANWSLPNLQRMKADLNTTKSLLNDMEPIAWRRHTTWTNRAGNVMNRVRQSAAPELLTQAWCKFFQLLHDYDLAGAVPLRSFHLCEAPGAFILALQHYLRSAAADVDEEDRGGSDSWTWFANTLNPYYEGNDFKSTVTDDRLIFMTLDRWYFGQDQTGDVMSPEFKVERFLETSSEGGGDAGGFHLVTADGSVDCQDDPAEQEGTVAPLHAAEVVAALKLLAEGGDLVLKMFTFFERPSVTLLYLLNCVFRQVHVKKPACSKPGNSEVYVVCKSFRKEALAADHVAALTKLVAQRRAFCVSNVEDLPADFVSQVEECARYFKELQERTIRENIHWFQNDMDQPSCLRLQSVKDTVASLYVERYECKHVSQPPLPLLQGGSSFLLRCRGWNVASFSERNGHSDWWKKHVDELKKMLDTIPLANVSHKPTFHRALSDRIAPRVSWIRTGRRYGKVPGLSKFCSSALLDMALMLGLSDSIDSANDLVERLDTSNVSLVECGKDNVRSATDIANAASQLEFGTQLSVRFRETLSRFSAGMLYLLASLFKTTTVTFSDVPGTWPLWTFSDVDLDCADTLLEYFARITAVEVDAASTVLEVVPLPMLCDTKFTKFLRSINDSILNEFVSVVLATADSCQMPCD; encoded by the coding sequence ATGACCGTCtacgaagaagccgctcagctttTTGACCGGCAGTTCACTTTCCAAGCTTCGTCTGCATGGCGACCGCCCGACCCGAAGCGCATCTGCGCCGACGCGGACGCCAACTGGTCGCTGCCGAATCTGCAGCGAATGAAGGCCGACCTGAACACCACCAAGAGCCTGCTGAACGACATGGAGCCCATAGCCTGGCGACGGCACACGACGTGGACCAACCGCGCCGGGAACGTGATGAACCGCGTACGCCAGAGCGCCGCGCCCGAGCTGCTCACGCAGGCGTGGTGCAAGTTCTTCCAGCTCCTCCACGACTACGACCTCGCGGGCGCCGTCCCGCTACGCTCCTTCCACCTGTGCGAGGCGCCCGGCGCGTTCATACTCGCCCTGCAGCATTACCTGCGCTCGGCGGCTGCCGACGTCGACGAGGAAGACCGCGGCGGAAGCGACAGCTGGACGTGGTTCGCCAACACGTTGAACCCGTACTACGAGGGCAACGACTTCAAGTCGACCGTCACCGACGACCGCCTCATCTTCATGACGCTCGACCGGTGGTACTTCGGCCAGGACCAGACGGGGGACGTGATGTCGCCCGAGTTCAAGGTTGAGCGCTTCCTCGAGACGTCCTCCGAAGGAGGCGGCGACGCCGGCGGCTTCCACCTGGTCACGGCCGACGGCAGCGTCGACTGTCAGGACGACCCCGCGGAACAGGAGGGGACCGTGGCACCGTTGCACGCCGCGGAAGTCGTGGCGGCGCTCAAGCTGCTCGCCGAAGGCGGTGACCTCGTCCTGAAGATGTTCACCTTCTTCGAGCGGCCGTCCGTCACGCTGCTGTACCTGCTCAACTGCGTCTTTCGGCAGGTGCACGTCAAGAAGCCCGCGTGCAGCAAGCCCGGCAACTCCGAGGTGTACGTCGTCTGCAAGTCCTTCCGCAAGGAGGCGCTCGCGGCCGATCACGTGGCTGCCCTGACGAAACTGGTCGCGCAGAGGCGGGCCTTCTGCGTGTCCAACGTCGAAGACCTGCCGGCCGACTTCGTGAGCCAGGTCGAAGAGTGCGCGCGCTACTTCAAGGAGCTCCAGGAGCGCACCATCCGCGAGAATATCCACTGGTTTCAAAACGACATGGACCAACCTAGCTGTCTGAGACTGCAGAGTGTGAAGGACACGGTGGCATCGCTCTACGTTGAGCGGTACGAATGCAAACATGTCAGCCAGCCGCCCCTGCCTCTGTTACAGGGCGGAAGCTCGTTCCTGTTACGATGCCGCGGCTGGAACGTAGCTAGCTTTAGTGAGCGAAATGGCCACAGCGACTGGTGGAAGAAGCACGTTGATGAACTGAAGAAAATGCTCGACACCATCCCCCTCGCAAATGTCTCCCACAAACCAACCTTCCACAGAGCGCTGTCAGACAGGATTGCTCCACGTGTGTCTTGGATCCGCACCGGTCGGAGGTACGGGAAAGTTCCGGGTCTCTCCAAGTTCTGCTCATCTGCGTTGCTCGACATGGCTCTGATGCTAGGGCTCTCCGACTCCATCGACTCTGCCAATGACCTGGTCGAGAGACTGGATACCTCAAACGTGTCTCTTGTGGAATGCGGCAAGGACAACGTGAGGTCGGCCACGGACATTGCGAATGCGGCGTCCCAGCTGGAGTTCGGGACGCAGCTGTCCGTTAGGTTCCGAGAGACGCTGAGCCGGTTTTCGGCCGGCATGCTCTATCTCCTCGCCAGTCTCTTCAAGACCACGACGGTGACATTTTCGGACGTCCCCGGAACATGGCCCCTGTGGACGTTCTCGGACGTCGACCTCGATTGCGCGGATACCCTGCTCGAGTACTTTGCGAGAATCACGGCCGTGGAAGTTGATGCCGCTTCGACGGTACTGGAGGTCGTTCCCTTGCCCATGCTGTGTGACACGAAGTTCACCAAGTTCCTCAGGTCCATCAACGACAGCATACTGAATGAGTTTGTGTCTGTTGTTCTCGCCACTGCTGACAGTTGTCAAATGCCCTGCGACTAG